A single window of Selenomonas sputigena DNA harbors:
- a CDS encoding VirK/YbjX family protein has product MSNPREARRCVVFCARAMANRSRMRQIDDFFHRDAVLQQVADVCPFVYEQPTRAFFYHKSTFKERAALVEAHIGFLCDVLDEHVLLALYRHEQMLLWRGESCMEKEFAAFLMFSPGQRKEGLLSVMLRLGESALYQIIFWLNKAPNGEMAMWIGAMQGPNMENAKDVVKQVTKACHAYRTKNLILYMAQAVARSLGLKHIYAVSNEGYYANNHIRRDRKLKTDFGAFWEEAGGHVLADARFYELPLVEMRKTMEEVPTRKRAVYRRRFAFLDDVDAQIAENMGKMLRSR; this is encoded by the coding sequence ATGTCAAACCCACGCGAAGCGCGTCGCTGCGTGGTGTTTTGTGCGCGTGCGATGGCGAATCGCTCGCGGATGCGGCAGATTGATGATTTTTTCCATCGGGATGCAGTCTTGCAGCAGGTGGCGGATGTGTGTCCGTTCGTTTATGAGCAGCCGACGCGGGCATTTTTTTATCATAAGTCTACGTTCAAGGAACGCGCCGCGCTTGTTGAGGCGCATATCGGATTTTTATGCGATGTGTTGGACGAGCATGTTTTGCTTGCCTTGTATCGGCATGAGCAGATGCTTCTTTGGCGTGGCGAGTCGTGTATGGAAAAAGAGTTTGCGGCGTTTCTCATGTTTTCTCCAGGACAGCGCAAGGAGGGACTTCTTTCCGTCATGCTGCGCTTGGGAGAAAGTGCGCTCTATCAGATCATCTTCTGGCTGAATAAAGCGCCGAATGGCGAGATGGCGATGTGGATCGGCGCGATGCAGGGGCCGAATATGGAGAATGCCAAGGATGTCGTCAAGCAGGTGACGAAGGCGTGTCATGCCTACCGCACGAAGAATCTCATTCTCTATATGGCGCAGGCTGTCGCAAGATCTTTGGGGCTTAAGCACATCTATGCCGTATCGAATGAGGGCTATTACGCAAACAATCATATCCGTCGTGATCGCAAACTCAAGACGGATTTCGGAGCTTTCTGGGAGGAAGCGGGCGGCCATGTGCTGGCGGATGCACGCTTCTATGAACTTCCGCTCGTCGAGATGCGAAAGACGATGGAGGAAGTGCCGACGAGGAAGCGCGCCGTCTATCGCAGGCGGTTTGCCTTTTTAGATGATGTGGACGCGCAGATTGCGGAGAATATGGGGAAGATGTTGCGGTCGAGGTGA
- a CDS encoding HI0074 family nucleotidyltransferase substrate-binding subunit, producing MIYRIFYAQKTRLRWVKLFGSRARGEARTTSDVDLAFAGAPEVCGFLCDAFEQSGLPYTFDLVDYERQANERLRQAIDAEGRLLLEIGEDGDQLMTKAQICLKWEDYHRALQRLQAALRKEPDVDDLYLDATIQRFEFCFELAWKLMKAVLSYEGIEVSSPRASIREGWKQGLVQEAEAWLDMLEKRNLSAHTYNEQTAQVIYAAVKGKYFAMLAALDEEVAARWEELI from the coding sequence GTGATTTATCGCATCTTCTACGCGCAAAAGACGCGGCTTCGCTGGGTGAAGCTCTTCGGTTCGCGAGCGCGGGGGGAGGCGCGGACGACTTCTGACGTTGATCTTGCCTTTGCGGGAGCGCCGGAAGTGTGCGGGTTTTTGTGTGATGCTTTCGAGCAGAGTGGCCTGCCGTATACGTTCGACCTTGTCGATTATGAGCGCCAAGCGAATGAGAGATTGCGGCAGGCGATTGATGCTGAAGGGAGATTGCTGCTGGAAATAGGAGAGGATGGTGACCAGCTTATGACAAAAGCACAGATTTGCTTGAAGTGGGAGGACTATCATAGAGCGTTGCAGCGCTTGCAGGCAGCGCTCCGAAAAGAGCCGGACGTGGATGATTTGTACCTCGACGCGACGATTCAACGCTTCGAGTTTTGCTTTGAGCTGGCATGGAAGCTGATGAAAGCGGTGCTTTCCTACGAGGGAATCGAGGTCAGCAGTCCGCGGGCCAGCATACGCGAGGGTTGGAAGCAGGGGCTGGTGCAAGAGGCGGAAGCGTGGCTCGATATGCTCGAAAAGAGGAATTTGTCTGCACATACATACAACGAGCAAACGGCGCAGGTGATTTATGCGGCTGTGAAAGGGAAGTATTTTGCAATGTTGGCAGCGCTCGATGAAGAAGTTGCGGCGCGATGGGAAGAATTGATTTGA
- a CDS encoding ATP-binding protein — protein MIVEELVTLTRWVLQKKTETQGLEVKSAHEGCPRNLYDTLSSFSNQDGGGILLFGVDESRGFSLVGVYDLHDLEKKVGEQCLQMEPPVRAVFTVAEVDGFDVCAAEIPGLDLSERPCYYKGRGRVKGSYVRVGDADFCMSEYELYSFEAFRKHLHDDERAVENAGREDLHMEAVEAYWQERRRERPGFAQVPQERAYELLHVLRDGKPTLAALMNFGIYPQGFFAQYGITAVVVSGTEIGETDENHARFLDNKRMEGTLSEMLSEALTFCRRNMRMQVSIDRKTGARYDRTEYPVTAIREAVLNALIHRDYSRYTEGSPIQLYMFADRLEIHSPGSLYGRMTIEQLGKTQLDLRNPALAVMAETLTEAEIRNSGIPTMYREMRTFGLPDPQFENRRNAFIVTFFNARRSEGAKGEAVDPSERDLLAFCETPRTRAEIAAFLGIATVGYVQRRYIAPLLLSGALRMTLPETPRSRKQRYYHEIPRGQDEGAD, from the coding sequence ATGATTGTTGAAGAACTGGTGACGCTGACGCGCTGGGTCTTGCAGAAGAAGACGGAAACGCAGGGGTTGGAGGTCAAGAGTGCGCACGAAGGGTGCCCGCGCAATCTGTATGATACCTTATCCAGCTTTTCCAATCAGGATGGCGGCGGCATCTTGCTCTTCGGGGTGGATGAGTCGCGGGGATTCTCGCTGGTCGGTGTGTACGATCTGCATGATTTGGAGAAAAAGGTAGGGGAACAATGCTTGCAGATGGAGCCTCCTGTGCGTGCTGTTTTCACGGTGGCAGAGGTGGACGGCTTTGATGTCTGTGCCGCTGAGATTCCTGGCTTGGACTTGTCGGAGCGGCCTTGCTATTATAAAGGCAGGGGGCGGGTGAAAGGCTCTTATGTGCGGGTCGGGGATGCCGATTTCTGTATGTCGGAATATGAGCTTTACAGTTTCGAGGCATTCCGCAAGCATTTGCACGATGATGAGCGGGCAGTAGAGAATGCCGGACGCGAGGATCTGCATATGGAAGCCGTTGAGGCGTATTGGCAGGAGAGGCGCAGGGAGAGGCCGGGATTTGCACAGGTTCCTCAAGAGCGTGCTTATGAGTTGCTGCATGTGCTGCGGGATGGCAAGCCGACATTGGCGGCCTTGATGAATTTCGGCATATATCCACAAGGGTTTTTCGCACAATACGGCATTACGGCAGTCGTCGTTTCAGGTACAGAAATCGGTGAGACGGATGAAAATCATGCGCGCTTTTTGGATAATAAGCGCATGGAGGGGACGCTTTCTGAGATGCTGTCCGAGGCGTTGACTTTTTGTCGCCGCAATATGAGGATGCAGGTGAGCATCGATAGGAAGACCGGTGCTCGCTACGATCGGACGGAATATCCTGTCACCGCGATTCGTGAAGCTGTACTCAATGCGCTGATTCATCGCGATTATAGCAGATATACGGAAGGGTCGCCGATCCAGCTTTATATGTTTGCTGATCGGCTGGAGATTCATAGCCCGGGGAGTCTTTACGGGCGGATGACGATCGAACAGTTGGGGAAGACGCAGTTGGATTTGCGCAATCCGGCGCTGGCTGTTATGGCGGAGACGCTTACCGAGGCGGAGATCCGCAATTCGGGGATTCCGACGATGTATCGGGAGATGCGGACTTTCGGATTGCCAGATCCGCAATTTGAAAACAGGCGCAATGCTTTCATCGTTACGTTTTTCAATGCGCGGCGGTCGGAAGGAGCGAAGGGCGAAGCAGTCGACCCCTCTGAGCGGGATTTGCTGGCTTTTTGCGAGACTCCGCGGACGCGGGCGGAGATCGCGGCGTTCTTGGGGATCGCCACCGTGGGGTATGTGCAGCGACGATACATAGCCCCCTTGCTTCTTTCAGGCGCCTTGCGCATGACCTTGCCGGAAACGCCGAGAAGCAGGAAGCAGCGATATTACCATGAAATCCCGAGAGGTCAAGACGAAGGCGCGGACTGA